The Deltaproteobacteria bacterium genomic sequence GCGGGACCAGCCCCAGTTCCAGCGCCCGGCCAACGGCTTTGCCTACGCCTGCGAGCTGGTGGAGTTCATCCGCCGCTGCGGCTACCCGATGGCCCTCGGCGGTGCGGGTTATCCCGAGGGTCACACCGAGTGCCGCGACTTGGCGCTCGACCTCGAACACCTGCGGCTCAAAGTCGACGCCGGCTTAGACTTTGTCATCACTCAGTTGTTCTTCGACAACACCGCCTATTTTGCTTTCGTCGAGCGCGCGCGGGCGCACGGGATTGGCGTGCCGATCGTGCCTGGCATCATGCCGATCACCAACGTGGCCCAGATCGAGCGCATGACGCTGATGTGCGGCGCCAGCATACCGCACGACCTCCAGGCGCGCCTGAACGCGGTGCGCGACGATGAAGCGGCGGCGCGCACCGTCGGCATCGAGCACGCCACGGCGCAGTGTCGTGATTTGCTGGCCGGCGGCGTGCCCGGCATTCATTTCTATACCCTCAACCAGTCACCAGCCACCCGTACCATCCTGGCGGAACTGCGGCGCTAGCCGTGGCAACC encodes the following:
- the metF gene encoding methylenetetrahydrofolate reductase [NAD(P)H]: MKIPELFAQDGPVFSFEFFPPKTEQGEQALYGTIARLRELEPAFVSVTCGAGGSVRSKTVEWVTHIKHEVGIEAMAHLTCVGSSREQIAAELAALQANGIENVLALRGDPPRDQPQFQRPANGFAYACELVEFIRRCGYPMALGGAGYPEGHTECRDLALDLEHLRLKVDAGLDFVITQLFFDNTAYFAFVERARAHGIGVPIVPGIMPITNVAQIERMTLMCGASIPHDLQARLNAVRDDEAAARTVGIEHATAQCRDLLAGGVPGIHFYTLNQSPATRTILAELRR